GATCAGCGCTTGCTAGACGCTTCTCACCGGGATTTGCGACGGGCGAGGGCCGCAGCGATAAACATTGTACCCACCTCTACTGGTGCAGCAAAAGCAGTGGCGCTGGTTATCCCAGACCTGAAAGGCAAGCTAAATGGTGTTGCCTTGCGCGTACCAACCCCGAACGTCTCAATGGTAGATTTCGTAGTTCAGGTTGAGAAGCGTACTATTACTGAAGAAGTTAACCAAGCTCTCAAAGATGCTGCCGAAGGCCCACTTAAAGGGATTTTGGACTACAGCGAACTAGAACTAGTATCTTCCGATTATCAAGGTAGTGATGCTTCTTCGATTGTCGATTCTAGCTTGACTTTGGTTATGGGCAATGACTTAGTAAAAGTTATGGCGTGGTATGACAATGAGTGGGGTTACAGCCAACGAGTCTTGGATTTGGCAGAGTTGGTAGCCGAGAAGTGGGTTTAATTAAACAGTGAGGAGTCAGGAGTGAGGAATAAGGAGGGAAGAGTTAACAGTGACGAATTAAAACTTCTAACTCATAACTCTTAACTATTGAAGTGTTGAAATCCCTGGCTAAGATTCAGAACTTGGTCAGGGAATTTTTTTTGCTCGTCGTGCAATATTACTGTCGATCCGGCTGTAATTCTGCCTGCGATCGCAGCACCTTGACCAAGATGTTGCACTAAGGCTGATGCTAATTCTTGTGGTAAACACAGTACTAATTCAAAGTCTTCGCCACCATATAGAGCATATTCTAGCGCTTGCTCTTGTGTCAGCCAATTGTCAAAAGCTGCTGGCATGGACATTTGTCTGCGTTCTAGGACAGCGCCAACCCCACTGGCGCGGCAAATTTGGATAATTGCATCTGCCAAACCATCGCTGCTATCCATACCAGCAATGAAGAGTTGGGAGTTAGGAGTTAAAATTTTCCAGAGGATTGGTAAGACATCTAATCGTGGCTGTGGGCGTTGATGTGCGCGGATTAGAGCCGTGCGTTCTGCATCTTTGAGGTTTTGTCCTAATTCGGGATGTAAGAGGAGTTCTAAGCCAGCGTGGGAGGCTCCATGAACGCCTGTAACGACGATCGCATCACCCACAATAGCAGCAGAACGGCGAATAATTTGACTAGGGTTAACTTGACCAAAAGCGGTAATTGACAGAGTAGTAACAGGTGATCGCACCACATCACCCCCAACAATTGGGGTATTGTATTTTTGCAGGCATTCTGTCATTCCCTGGTACAAACGTTCTATCCAACTAACTCTAAGTTCACCAGGGAGTCCCAACCCGACAGTGATTCCCAATGGAGAAGCGCCCATTGCTGCTAAATCTGATAAATTGGCAGCAGCAGCTCGCCAACCTGCATCTTCTGGGGAAGTGGTGAGGTTACTAAAATGCACACCATCAACCAGCACATCTGTAGTCACTACCAAAGATTGCCCTGGTGCAGTCTCAAGTACTGCTGCATCATCGCCGATAATTTCTGAAGGACAGAAGCGCTGTAATCTTTCTAAAATTCCTTGTTCACCAATGTCTTTTACTTGTTGAGAAGATAACTCACTGTTCACAATCGGTTTTTCGTGTTGCAAAATTACGAAGAAAACTGATGATTTGTTTTACTGTTTAAAATAAGGGTATCGTCTAGGAGCCAGTTGGGATGGTAACAACACCAGTAACCAGCATCACATTTGAGGAGTACTTAACCTATGATGATGGTAACGGTTCCCATTATGAACTGGTGGATGGAAAGCTAGAGCTAAGGAACCCACCAACTATTGAACATTTTCTGATTGCCAGTTTTTTGGATACTGCCTTGGAAGCAGAAATCAAACGTTGTAACTTTACTTGGCTGTGTTTTCGGGAAAGTGGGGTGAGAACGGGTAGAAATAAATCTAGGTTGACTGATTTGTGTGTAGTGACACTGGAGCAAGCTAGAGAATTGTTGAATGCTTCAGCAGTATTTGAGTCACCACCGTTACTAATTGTCGAAGTGGTCAGTCCTGAGTCGGTGAAACGGGACTATCGTTATAAACGCTCAGAATATGCGGTCTTAGAGGTTCCTGAATATTGGATTGTAGACCCACTAAAAGCAAAAATTTCGGTGTTACTACTGGAAGATGGATTTTACGAAGAAACAGTTTTTACAGCCACTGAGCAAATTGTATCACAGACTTTTCCAGAATTAGCTATTGCAGTTGATCGGGTGTTCACCGCCGGAAATCTGAATCAGGGGAGACGCGATTAATCGCGTCTGTACAAGAATTATTCTTCTCCTGTCCCCTGTGTCTTCTTATGCAGCTTGCGGTTCAACCAGATTTTCTATTCCCTGAACCACTTTTGCTGATTCGATTTTGTCACCAGCTTTCAGTTTATCCAAAACTTCTCTGCCTTCGGTAAGATAGCCGAAAACGGCATAACGACCATCCAAGAGGTTGCGTCCGGCGGGAGTGAGTTCTGGTTCAAAGAGAAAGAAGAAGAATTGCGAAGATCCACCATTTACTTCACTTTCAGGACGAGCCATCACTACTGCACCAAAGGCAGAAAAAGGTAGAACTGGCATATCAACGTAACGACCAGCTTCTTCTAGAGTAATGCCATAAGTAGGTGCTTTATCTCCTTGAACTAAGACTTCTAAGGGAATAGCACGATATTTGCCCGTTGTTGGATCAATGAAACCCACATCTTTCCCAGCAGGATCTCCAGTTTGGAGAAAGTAAGATTCTTCAGAACGGGTAAATTCTAAGCCATTATAAAAACCCCTCTGTACCAAATCTACAAAATTACCAGCAGTTACAGGAGCGCTGTAACCGTCTACTACAAGGGCCAAATCGCCTTTGTTGGTTTTAATTTCTACAGTGGCACGACCTTTAAGTTGTGGCAGGTTGCTGTACTCAGCAGGTACTTCAAAGGGGAATTGTTTCACCATTGACTCTTCTAGCTGAGTCACAAGATTCAGAAGTTTGCCTCTTTCTTGCAGAATTTGTTCTTTATCTTTGCTGTTCGCCAATTCCTGTAATTTACCCACCCCAGATTTCAACTCGGTAATCCAAGCTTCGGCTTGGGGTTGGCGTTCTGCGGGAACGCTTGTTAAGATTTGGGAAGGTTTATCGAGAATGCGGGATGCTTGGCTAATGTCTTTGGAAATAGCACCCCAACGTCGATTCGCCCGCAGTTGGGCAGAGATGTCCTCTAAACTGCCTTGTAGTTGCCGCACAGGTTTGTTATCTATCGGGAGTGCATACCGCAACAAAGCCTTTCCGTCGGTAATTGCATTGCCGGCTGGCAGTGCGGCGCTACTGGAGGGAGTCCACCCGACTGTAGTTATGCCTAAAAATATTGTTACCAGCAGTATTGCCATTAGGCTGTTCTTCAGCCAGGATTTTAATAAGTTAAGCATGGGATAACTCAAATGCAGCAGTGAATTGTTGACTGGACGTAACCCATAAATAATCTTCCCACGTTAGGTGATGAGTGGAGCAGAGGTCTAGGGCAGAGTAAAAATGACTAATGACAATGACAACTAAACTAATGACAAATGCCCAATGACGACCCTAGAAGGGTACAATAAATGCCGATTGTCTTCCAAAATTTGAAAGTTTCATGATCTCCAGTAACGACTTTCGACCCGGTGTTTCAATTGTATTGGATGGGTCTGTATGGCGAGTGCTTGAATTCCTACACGTCAAGCCAGGTAAAGGTTCAGCCTTTGTACGCACTAAGCTAAAAAATGTCCAAAGTGGGAGCGTTATGGAAAAAACGTTCCGCGCAGGGGAAACAGTGCCGCAAGCTACTTTAGAAAAAAGCACGATGCAGCATACCTATAAAGAAGGCGATGAGTTTGTCTTTATGGATATGGAAACCTACGAAGAAGGCAGATTGACTCGTGAGCAAATTGGCGATCGCGTCAAGTACCTGAAGGAAGGTATGGAAGCTGAAGTTATTAAATGGGGTGAGCAGGTTCTAGGAGTAGAGTTACCTAAGTCTGTAGTTCTGGAAATTGTCCAAACAGATCCAGGTTTAAAAGGTGACACTGCCACAGGTGGCTCAAAACCAGCAACTCTGGAAACTGGTGCAATTGTGATGGTTCCTTTGTTTATTTCTCAAGGAGAACGCATCAAAGTTGATACCCAGGAAGATAAATATATCAGCAGGGAATAACTTTCATCTCTACGGAAATGCAAGTCTCGATTTAAATCCCTACATAGGGATTAATTCCCTGCCACACTTAAAATGCTAATTTACGGATAGGTCGAGGTAATAAAAACTGTGCCATTGGACTTTAATGAAATCCGCCAACTTCTGGCAACTATCGCACAAACAGATATTGCAGAAGTCATACTCAAAAGCGATGACTTTGAGCTAACAGTCCGTAAGGCTGTGAGCATTAGCAATCAGATGTTGTCGTTAGGTCAAGGGACTTTAGGCGGTGTGGTAGGTTCAGGCTTGACATCGGGTTCATCTGGAGGAAACCAGATGAGCGGAAGTCAGGTAACGGAGGTGTCCACATCTCGTGTATTTGAGAATACTGGAACTAGCACACAAATGCAGTTATCAGTAAATCCTCCCTCAACCATTGACCAGAGATTAGTAGAAGTGCCTTCCCCAATGGTAGGAACGTTTTATCGCGCTCCTGCGCCTGGGGAAGCGGCATTTGTGGAAGTGGGCGATCGCGTCCGCAAGGGTCAAACAGTCTGTATCATTGAAGCCATGAAGCTGATGAATGAAATCGAAGCCGAAGTCTCTGGACAGGTGATGGAAATTCTTCTCCAAAATGGCGACGCTGTAGAATATGGTCAACCTTTGATGCGAATTAACCCCGATTAAGTATTAATGTATATATGATGTGAGTCATTGTTAAAATTTTCTTTCCTTGCGGGTTAACCCTGATGAAACAAACGTTGCCTTTACCACCAGAAGTGGTGCAACAAGTAGCTGAATACTTCAGCCTGTTAAGTGAGCCAATGCGCCTGCGGCTGTTACACTTATTACGGGATGAAGAAAAATGCGTGCAAGAGTTGGTAGAGGCAACACAGACTTCTCAGGCAAATGTTTCAAAACACCTGAAGGTAATGTGGCAAGCAGGTATTCTTAGCCGCCGCAGTGAAGGAACTTGCGCCTATTACCGGGTGGAAGATCAAATGATTTTTGATTTGTGTAATCGGGTTTGCGATCGCCTCGCCACAAGGTTGGAGCAGCAAGCCCGTAATTTTCGTGTGTTAAATAGTAAACGGTAAGTTTAAGAGAGTTATGAGTTATGAGTTATGAGTTAAAACTCCTCACTCCTAACTTCTAACTCCTAACTTTTTTAAAGGGGATAATCTTTCTGAAACTGTTCGCGAGTTAGCGGTTGTTGTAACTCTACACCCTCACCGCCTAAAACATCTAAGGGTTTGCCGTTCACGTCAATGTACACTTTGGCTTTGGGATTTAAAGTTGTGGCAGTGTAAACAACTTGTCCTACGCGACCCATCATTGAGGTGCTACCGCCACCGCTGGTAAAATCTTCAGATAAATTAACGTGAACCTCATTATTTTCTGCCTTCAGTCCCAATAGCTTGGTTCCTTTAGGGATGGTTGTCGAATCTGTCCCTTCTGTTGGGCCTGCTAACAAACTTTGGAAAGCTGCTTCTAAAGGCTGGTTGGGTCGAATAGAAGCGACTTTAACAGGCTGGGGAACCAAAGTAACATTTTTGTTGTTTGATCTTAGCCAATAAACGTTGGGGGTTTGCTCATTACCTAGCTGCCTAGTTGATGGCTGTGCTGACTGTTCAATGCGGCCAGAAGGGTTTGATGGTGTGGGAGTATTGCTGGATTGTGTGGTAAACCAAGCTACACCGCCACCCACCGCTACAACCGCTGCTGACACAGCTGCAATTACGCCTGAAGAAATACGATTAGATCCTTGTTGGTCTTTCATGTTCAAAACCTTCCTAACTGAGGGCTGATATGGTAGTTATGTGAGGAGCAGCCTGGTTAAAGACGATACTTATAAGTAGAGAGTTTCCCACAATCGAGAGGAGACTTGATGGCTTTTAATTCTGCAAGTCCCTAATCCAATTCTAGAATTTTTATTTCTAATCCGTCACCTGCCAGATTATGTAAATTTTTGGGAGTCGGGAGTAAAGAAGGGAATAGGTTACAGGTTACAGATTATTCCCTATAACCTGTCACCTCTTCCCTTATCCCAAGTCTCTATGCCCTATTGCTTCTGTAATCCATTGTTTGAGTATTTTTGTAACTTCATCAATGACTATTTCTTGAGATTTACGGGTGGCTCTTTCTACAACTTCAACTTTGCCATTAGCGATCGCGCGTCCGGTTACAATTCTATAAGGTATGCCAATCAAGTCCGCATCTTTAAATTTGACTCCCGCCCGTTCGTCGCGGTCATCTAGTAGGGTTTCAATTCCCGCTTGATTGAGTTCTGTGTAAAGTTTTTGGGCGATTTCGATTTGTTGAGCATCCTTTATGTTGGGAATTGTGACGATCGCGTGGTATGGTGCGATCGCAACTGGCCAAATAATCCCATCTTTATCGTAAGATTGCTCGACGGCAGCTTGTGCTAATCGTGACACACCTACACCAAAACAACCCATAAATAGCGGTTTTTCTTCACCCTGTTCATTGGTATAAGTTGCACCCATCGCTTGGGAATATTTAGTGCCTAATTGGAAGATGTGACCTACTTCAATTCCACGAGCACTTTGTAGGATTTGTTCTGGGTTGTGGATGGCGCGATCGCCTGGTTTGGACTTACGAATATCTACTATTCTATCTGGTAACTTAAATTGCTCACCCCAATTAGCACCAACTACATGATAACCAGCTTCATTTGCGCCTGTAACAAAGTTTTTTAAATCAACGGCTGTTTGATCCACTAAGCGCAAAAACTTGGGATGAATCTGTTTATTAGCAGTAATATAATCATCTGCAATATCCGGCGCAATGTAGCCTAAAGGTAGAGATTTCGCTGTCCATGCTTGCTGGGCTTCTACATTTGGTACATTCAAACTAATAATAGTTTTAGCACCATATTCAGAAGCTAATTTGGTCAATTCATTTTGCAATTTGACTTCATTAACTTCCTGATCGCCTCGGATACTCACCAAAACTAACACCGTTATACCATTATCATAAACTGTCTGATAAAGGACATTTTTCACTAATTGAGTGGGAGAACAGTTGAGGAGTTGACAGACCTTTTCAATGGTTTCTGTTCCAGGTGTATCGCGTTTTTCGTAGGTTGTAAACCGTGAGGTTTCGGCGTCAATTGGTAAAGAAACAGCCTTTTCTACGTTAGCGGCGTATTTACCATCCTCAGTGTAGAGAACTTCATCTTCACCCGCTTCCGCCAAAATCATAAATTCTGTGGAACCAGAACCGCCAATTGCACCAGAATCAGCTTCCACTGCCCGAAAAGCTAAACCAGAACGTCGCAGGATATTGCTATACGCTTTATACATATCCTGGTAAGTTTCCTTGAGGCTGGCTTCATCGGTATGGAAGGAGTAACCGTCTTTCATGATAAATTCTCGTCCGCGCATTAAACCAAAGCGGGGACGAATTTCATCGCGGAATTTGGTTTGAATTTGGTAGAGATGTAGGGGTAGTTGGCGATACGAGCGAATCATATCACGAGCGATCGCTGTGATGACTTCTTCATGAGTTGGGCCTAATCCTAATTGTTGCTCGCGGCGGTCAATTAGGGAAAACATGATCCCCTCAGCTTTGGTGTAAGTGTCCCAGCGTCCCGATTCCTTCCATAAATCAGCAGGTTGTAATTGTGGCAAAAGACATTCTTGTGCGCCTGTAGCGTTCATTTCTTCCCGCACAATCTGGGAAACTTTTTGCAATACCCGCCACATTAGCGGGAGATAAGCATAAATACCGCTACCGATGCGACGGATGTAGCCTGCACGGAGTAATAATTTATGACTGGGAATCTCAGCATCAGCCGGATCATCCCGCAGTGTAACAAATAACATTTGTGAAAGTCGCATCGTTTATTCCCTTATTCCCTTTCCAAAATCTCTAATTTGTTTTTGACATTCCCCAAATTGCTAATTCGGGGATTCTACATTCACAGACTCGCCGTTAGACGACAGGCTTTTGCCAACCGCCCAAGAGGGCAAATCTCCTGTAGCGTAAATTCCCGTATGCCCTACGGTACTCAGTCCTAATTTCAAAATATTGATGCTAGCGTTTATGTCCCTATCCGCTACATAGTTGCAATGTGGGCAAACATGAGTTCTTGTAGACAGAGATTTTTTCACTTTCTCGCCACAGTTAGAACAGTTTTGACTTGTATTATGGGGAGGGATTGCAACAGTCACCTTCCCGTATTTGTGACCAAAATATTCTAACCACTGACGGAAAGTGTACCAACCAGCATCACTGATAGATTTAGCTAGATGTCGATTTTTCACAAGCCCTTTCACATTTAAATCTTCATAGGCTACCAAATCATTAGATTGGATGACGGAGTATGCTAATCTCTTGCAATACTCTTTTCGTTGCCTACTTACTTTTAAATGCTTCCGGGCATATCTATTTCTAGCTTTGTGGTAATTGTTTGATTGCCGGATCTTGGCTTTCTTTTTGGCTGCACTAAACTTCTTGGACTTTTTACGATTAGCGCGGTTTAAGGCTTTTTCGGATTTGCGGTAAAACTTAGGCGCAGGTTCTACATTACCTTTGCTATCGGCAATAAAATACTTCAAACCTAAGTCGATACCAACTACTTGTTGAGTCGGTTGTGCTTCTACTTTAGCATCCACATCAACCGCAAATTGAGCGTAATACCCATCAGCACGACGCACCAAACGGACACGCTTAATTTGCTTGATATTGTAGTAATTTAGGTCGTAAGTTCCCTTTAGTTTCAGGGTTCCAATGCCTTTCTTGTCTGAGAAAGTTATGGCTTTACGAGTAACAGAAAGTTTCCACCCAGTTGATTTATATTCAACCGAACGGCAATTTTTCTTAAATTTGGGAAAGCCTTTCTTACTCAAGTCCTTGTTCTTGCAGTTATCGTAAAATCGAGAAATTGCACCCCAAGAACGTTCAGCCGCAGATTGCCTAGCCATTGAGTTGAGTTCATTAGCAAAGGGAAACTCAGCAGCTAATACCGCGCAATATTTATTGAGATCATATCTACCAACATTTTTGTTATCCATCCAGTAGCGCAAGCACTTGTTTTGAATGAACTGGCTGGTACGTATAGCCTCATCTATAGCGCAATACTGCCTGTCTTTTCCTTTAACCTTGAACTCGTAAATAATCAATGGTATCGACCAATTAACCACATATTTATGTTAACATTCTTGACATAAGATAGCCCAATACATTTGGCACATTCGCTTATATCCTCCGTTTAAAAACGGGGGATATAAGCATCACGCCTCATAAACCAATACGCTTGGGTTAAGGTCTACTGGCAACAATTTTGGGTTTTCGAGACGCGATAAATCGCCGTCTCTACAAGTGTTTTGCTGCTCATTCTGAACTGGATTGTGATGTGATCTTTGGAACTATTTAATCTAAGTCGAAGTGCGAAATCTACCCACACAATTATCGGGTGAAGATGTATTACCAGGATTTGGTTTAAGTCTTTCTTGTTATTAAGATTTGCAAGTGCTGCTAAACTCCACTATCTGCCAACACTTCCCATTGCAGCAAGCCCTACTTTATAAGTCTGCGTAAAGACTCTTCATTAAAATAATCTGCGTAGGCGGGCTAAGAAGGTATCCTAGTTTTCTAACCTAAGTCATGTGCCAAGCACAGCGCAATAGGCAGGTTTTACTTTGACTTCATTACTCAGGGCATATTACAGCCGTTAGGATATCTTAAAAGAAATAACCATCAGGCGATTAGAATCAGGGAATCTTTAGGAGAAACTACTTTGGCAGATGTAATTTATCAAGCACAAGCACCCTTAGAATTTATTCCCCCCGCGTTTAACCCTTTATTGCTACGAGTTGTTCATCTGTTGCTACCCAGTTGGATAAAATGGCAAACACCTATTACCCAAATTGAAGCAGACAACGTAGAAGTTCTGGTGGATCTCTATCGCCAGTTTCAGGAGGGTAAGATCCGTTTTATGCTGGCATTTCGCCATCCGAAAACAGACGATCCGTTTTGTTTGGGTTACTTGCTGTCTCAAATTGTACCAAAGACAGCGCGATCGCAAGGTACAACACTACAACATCCCATTCATGCTCATTTTATCTATGATCGCGGTATTCCTCTATGGGCAGGTTCCCATGTTGGCTGGATTGCTTCTCATTTAGGTGGGACTCCGATTCAGCGCGGTAAGGCTGACTGGACGGGGTTACGTTCGGCGCGTGACTTGTTCGCCAATGGGAAATTTCCGATGGCGGCTGCGCCAGAAGGTGCTACCAATGGTTTATCAGAGAATATCAGCCCGCTAGAACCTGGTATTGCCCAATTAGGCTTTTGGTGTGCTGAAGACTTGCACAAAGCTGAACGCCCCGAACAGGTTCTAATTTTACCAGTTGGGATTAAATATAGTTACGTTGATGCTCCTTGGGATGCGATCGCTAATCTTTTAAGTGAATTGGAAGCGGCTAGTGGTTTACCTGTAAATCCACCAGAAAATGCTTCTATAGAGTCGCTTTATCCCCGGTTGTTGGCTTTGGCAGAACATTTACTTTTGCTAATGGAAGAATTTTACACGCGGTTTTATCATCAAAAACTGCCAGATGCGAAGATTGTCAACGGGCAAATTCCAGATAGAAATGAAGCGTTAGCAGTTCGTCTACAAGCTTTGTTGAATGCAGCGTTGTTAATCTCAGAACAGTATTTTAATTTGCAGTCAAAAGGTAGTTTGAGCGATCGTTGTCGGCGAGTAGAACAAGCAGGTTGGAATTATATATTTAGAGAAGAATTTAAAGATGTAAAAGGAGTATCTGCGGTTGAAAGAGCTTTAGGCGATCGCGTTGCAGAAGAAGCCAATGCCCGGATGTGGCACATGCGTTTAGTAGAAAGCTTTGTGGCTGTTTCTGGTAATTATATTCGTGAAAATCCAACAGTAGAAAGGTTTGCTGAGACGACTTTAATTTTATGGCAAATGATTGCTAAAATCAAAGGTAATAAAGCTGTGCAGCGTCCACAGTTGGGTAAGCAAAAAGTAAAAATAATTGTGGGTGAACCTATATCCATTTCTGAGCGTTACCCAGCGTATAAGGAAAATCGTTTGGGTGCTAGACAAGCTGTTGCTGATGTAACAAACGATTTACAACACGCGTTGGAAGGTTTGATTTGATTAGAAGGGTTGCATTGTTTGCTAGTAACCATAATAAAGCTGTCAGTCGTCAGAGGCTTATTGATTTCAACCCCTGCCTCCTGACTCTCTTAAATAATAAAGCGCAATGTAAATGCCCAAGTGTTCATCCAAATCGGATATTACTTTTTAAAGTAGATCGCGCGTTTAGATGCTCTGTACGGAGATGCTAGGGGGATATGGTTTATTAAGCTTGCACAAACCCAAAAGTTTTTCAAAACTGTCTAAATAAATGGGTGCAGATAATCGCAGGCTGCTAGACCTGCTTGCCTTTGCTCCTATTTCACTTTCATACAATTGGGTTAGATAACGGCAATTGTAACTAAATATGTCATTTTTCATTTGAGTTTTATAAAATTAACGTTAAGTTATCCAAATTATATTTTCAGAAAAATCACGCTTTTCTCTATTTGTAATTCCAATTACAAATAGAGAAGCCCAAAAAATTGTGATTCTCTAAATCAATCAATTTATAAATAATGAAAACTCAAAACTTATTCAATTTTCTGAAGGTTGGTATTGCTACTTTTGGAATCTTCTTTGTGGCTGCTCAAGGAGCCTATGCCTCAGACTTAAAGGGAACAGCATTTAGCATATCTTTGGAGTGTCTGAACGACACTACCGGACTTTTGATGGGTCAAAACTCCACTGATGCTAGCGGATGGCAGTATTCATTTGATTCAAACAAAGATGGGATGAACGGGAATTACTGGGTTGGTGCCGCGGCAGGAAAAGTAAATCCCTACGATCTCTCTGGTATGGCTATCAAAGAAACTGCTACCAGTATCATTGTAGCAATCAATGGCAACATGAAGTTAACAGGAGAGGCTGAACAGGGTGCTGCTGACGGTCAGATTGGATATGGCGATTTGTTCTTCAACATGGCGGGTAAAACCTTTGAAAATGCTATGAGCAGTGGCGATTTGTTTGGGATTCATTTCGCTTCAGCAAATGCTTCAGGGGTACAACAACTTGGTGTTTATAGTAATGTTCAAGCAAAGACAGTTACTAATATCAAAGAAGGCTACACTGTTGGATATGGTGGTTTGGCAGGAGATGGATGGATTTCTTACGAAACTCAGGTAAAACAAGGTGGTGGCGTTGTCGGTTATGGTGATTTGACCAGTAGTTACTTTACCAATAACGGGAAAGACAAGACATTTAATCTCAATGTCATCAACTCTGGAAACTATCTGAGTGGAATCTCATTCCTAGCACAAGGTAATGTAACGCAGCAGTTGCTAACCACTGGCTATGATGCCAGCAAATTCAACGGCACACAAACCATTGCATTTGAATTCAAGAAATCTTCTATTGTCCAATCGACTCCTGAGCCTGCTAGCCTTGCTGGTTTAGGAATCGTCGGTCTGGCTTTGGCTGGTAGCAAGCTACGCAAGAAATTAGCGTAGCCATTGAGTAGGGACTATTCGCAATACGGCTTGATTTATCTTCGGTGATTATAGACAAAATAAAAGACTATTTTCTTTCATGTAAATGATCGCTGGAGTAATGGAATTTTGGATGAAGCTTAAGCAAAAAGTATCCCAAGCTGTATAGATTTACTCACTAAATATTAAATAGGTAAATTTCAATGCCCTTACTTTTTAGCAAGGGCATTTTTTTCTAAGATAGTTATCAAATACAAAACTATTCAGGCAATTCTCTAAATAATCTCGGTAACGCTCATGACATTTTTCAAATATAGGCAGACAAGCTCTTAGTTATTGTGATTATTCAATTCCTGAATTACTATTCCTTATTAAAAGAAATTGATAATTTAAGCAGAGAATAAAAGATACAATTAATTCATTATTTGACTAGACAAATAGAAAAGAAAGACCCCAAAACAGAATCAGAAAATTTAGTTGAATTATTTCAAAGCTCTCCTCTAGTTGGTGTGGATATAGATTTAAAACGTCAAAGAGACCTTGACAACCGCCAACTAGAATTATGAATTATATTTTAGATACAAATATTATTTCTGAATTACTGATTATCTGTGCGATCGCTCTAGTACCTATCCATTGCTAAGTAATAATCAGATTTAACCGCTATAATTTTAGTGAGTTTTAGGGAAACCAGCCATGTTAGAGTACAGTCTGCCGAGGTACTTGCCAAGCGCCGAAGAACTACCCGACTCTGATGAAACGCCTGTGGATAATGAACTGCAAGAATTAATACCAGGCTTGCTGAAAGCAATATTGCTGATACTTTGGGCGGAACGCATGGACTGGTT
This portion of the Nostoc sp. GT001 genome encodes:
- the thiL gene encoding thiamine-phosphate kinase — translated: MNSELSSQQVKDIGEQGILERLQRFCPSEIIGDDAAVLETAPGQSLVVTTDVLVDGVHFSNLTTSPEDAGWRAAAANLSDLAAMGASPLGITVGLGLPGELRVSWIERLYQGMTECLQKYNTPIVGGDVVRSPVTTLSITAFGQVNPSQIIRRSAAIVGDAIVVTGVHGASHAGLELLLHPELGQNLKDAERTALIRAHQRPQPRLDVLPILWKILTPNSQLFIAGMDSSDGLADAIIQICRASGVGAVLERRQMSMPAAFDNWLTQEQALEYALYGGEDFELVLCLPQELASALVQHLGQGAAIAGRITAGSTVILHDEQKKFPDQVLNLSQGFQHFNS
- a CDS encoding Uma2 family endonuclease; this encodes MVTTPVTSITFEEYLTYDDGNGSHYELVDGKLELRNPPTIEHFLIASFLDTALEAEIKRCNFTWLCFRESGVRTGRNKSRLTDLCVVTLEQARELLNASAVFESPPLLIVEVVSPESVKRDYRYKRSEYAVLEVPEYWIVDPLKAKISVLLLEDGFYEETVFTATEQIVSQTFPELAIAVDRVFTAGNLNQGRRD
- a CDS encoding peptidylprolyl isomerase, with protein sequence MLNLLKSWLKNSLMAILLVTIFLGITTVGWTPSSSAALPAGNAITDGKALLRYALPIDNKPVRQLQGSLEDISAQLRANRRWGAISKDISQASRILDKPSQILTSVPAERQPQAEAWITELKSGVGKLQELANSKDKEQILQERGKLLNLVTQLEESMVKQFPFEVPAEYSNLPQLKGRATVEIKTNKGDLALVVDGYSAPVTAGNFVDLVQRGFYNGLEFTRSEESYFLQTGDPAGKDVGFIDPTTGKYRAIPLEVLVQGDKAPTYGITLEEAGRYVDMPVLPFSAFGAVVMARPESEVNGGSSQFFFFLFEPELTPAGRNLLDGRYAVFGYLTEGREVLDKLKAGDKIESAKVVQGIENLVEPQAA
- the efp gene encoding elongation factor P — translated: MISSNDFRPGVSIVLDGSVWRVLEFLHVKPGKGSAFVRTKLKNVQSGSVMEKTFRAGETVPQATLEKSTMQHTYKEGDEFVFMDMETYEEGRLTREQIGDRVKYLKEGMEAEVIKWGEQVLGVELPKSVVLEIVQTDPGLKGDTATGGSKPATLETGAIVMVPLFISQGERIKVDTQEDKYISRE
- the accB gene encoding acetyl-CoA carboxylase biotin carboxyl carrier protein, translated to MPLDFNEIRQLLATIAQTDIAEVILKSDDFELTVRKAVSISNQMLSLGQGTLGGVVGSGLTSGSSGGNQMSGSQVTEVSTSRVFENTGTSTQMQLSVNPPSTIDQRLVEVPSPMVGTFYRAPAPGEAAFVEVGDRVRKGQTVCIIEAMKLMNEIEAEVSGQVMEILLQNGDAVEYGQPLMRINPD
- a CDS encoding metalloregulator ArsR/SmtB family transcription factor; protein product: MKQTLPLPPEVVQQVAEYFSLLSEPMRLRLLHLLRDEEKCVQELVEATQTSQANVSKHLKVMWQAGILSRRSEGTCAYYRVEDQMIFDLCNRVCDRLATRLEQQARNFRVLNSKR
- a CDS encoding GerMN domain-containing protein, coding for MKDQQGSNRISSGVIAAVSAAVVAVGGGVAWFTTQSSNTPTPSNPSGRIEQSAQPSTRQLGNEQTPNVYWLRSNNKNVTLVPQPVKVASIRPNQPLEAAFQSLLAGPTEGTDSTTIPKGTKLLGLKAENNEVHVNLSEDFTSGGGSTSMMGRVGQVVYTATTLNPKAKVYIDVNGKPLDVLGGEGVELQQPLTREQFQKDYPL